The Elusimicrobiota bacterium genome includes the window GCGCTGACGAAAAACTCCCTCCTATACCGACTCCCACTATCAGCGGAGGGCAGGATTTAATTCCTTTAGTTTTAACCGATTCAATTACGAATTTTTTAATTCCCTCCCAGCCTTCCAATGGAGCAAGCATTTCAAGCGTGCTTGCATTTTCACTTCCCCCGCCTTTAGGCAAAACAATTATTTCAAGTTTTTCTCCTGGAACAATTTCAGTATAAACAACCGCAGGAGTATTGCTCCCGGTATTTTTACGTTCAAGAGGGTCATTAACAACCGATTTTCTCAAAAATCCTTTTTTGTATCCTTCGTAAACGCCTTTATTGACCGCATCTATAATATTTCCGCCGGTTATATGCACATCCTGGCCGATTTTTAAGAATATTTCAGCGATTCCTGTATCCTGGCACAGAGCTTCGCCTGAATTCTTCGCTATTTTGATATTTTCAATAATCTCCCTGAAAATTCCTAAAGCAGTCTCTTTTTTTTCGTTTAATGCGGAAGTTTCCAAAGACTTGGATACGTCATCAGGCAAAAATACATTGGCCTTTATGCAAAGCTCTGAAACCGTTTCAATAATTTTTTGTGCCGATATTTCTCTCATATTTTTATTAGCGTTTAGCGCCGTCCGCCTCAGGCGGAGGCAGGGATAGCGTATAGGAAATACAAAGTCAAAGGACTTGCTTTTGGTTTTAACTATACGCTGGATTTCTTAATAAAACCTTTTTTCATCATCACCTTGGTGACTGATCTGGAACGTTTTATTATCTCTTTGGATTGTCTGTAAATATCGTCCCAGCTCATTTTTTTGCCGGCTATTTTTTGCTCAATCGCTTTTATCCCAACGGAGGCAGCAACCCTCGGATAGACTTCCCAATCATCCATCGTCGGAAGTATTTTATCGGGCTTTATATTTTTTATGCAGCCGGCAAGTTCCTCTGCAGCAGTAATACACATCTCATCGGTAATTGTTTTCGCCCTTACATCAAGGGTGCCCCTGAATACTCCGGGAAAACCAAGAGAATTATTTACCTGATTAGGAAAATCGCTTCTTCCCGTAGCAACGACCGTAGCTCCGGCTTCAATAGCTTCCCACGGCCAGATTTCCGGCACGGGATTTGCGCACGCAAACACGATTGATCCTTTCGCCATTTTCGTTATCCATTCTTTTCTGATTATTCCCGGGCCTGGCGCCGAAAGAGCAATCAATACATCGGCGTTGTCTATTGCTTCGGAAATATCTCCGCGAATATTTTCAGCGTTGGTCAAACCGCACATCTCCCATTTTTCGGGATGCGTGCTTTTAAGCTCTGTTCTGTCCTTATGCAGAGTGCCGTTTGAATCAATCATTATAATTTTTCCGGGATTTGCCCCGTAGTGCATTAAAAGTTTTGCTATCCTGATATTTGCCGCGCCGGCTCCGACCAAAAGTATTTTGATATTTTCTATTTTTTTCTTAACAATTTTTAAGGCATTAATCAGGCCTGCCAAAGTTACCAGGGCCGTTCCTTGCTGGTCATCGTGCCATACCGGGATATTGCATTCCTTTCTTAACGTGTTAAGAATCGGAAAGCATTTCGGCTGTTCAATATCCTCAAGGTTTATTCCGGCGAAAGAAGGCTGTAAAATCTTAAAGGTTTCTATTATCTTTTGCGGGTCTTTAGTCCCAAGACAAAGCGGAAAAGCATCCACGCCTCCGAGATATTTAAAAAGTAAGGCTTTTCCTTCCATAACCGGCATTCCCGCTTCAGGTCCGATATCGCCAAGGCCCAAAACCCTTGTTCCGTCCGTAATAATCGCGACTGAATTCCATTTGTTGGTATATTCATAAGCCAGTTCTGCATTTCTATGTATTTCTTTGCATACAGCTGCAACTCCAGGCGTATACCATATGGCAAAATCATTAAAATCTCTTACTCGGCATTTGGGAAAAATCTCAATTTTTCCTTTGTAAAAAGGGTGAAGCTTCAGCGCTTGATGAGAAGGTTCTTCGGAGCTTTTAAGAAGTTTTTCAACATTTTTTTCCATAGATGATTAAACCTGCCTTATTTGCTTAATATATTTGTCCAGCTTATTTTGTTTTTAGGGTTTTATTGGCTTTCAAGAATAAAAAAATCAAAAGTCAAAAATTAAAAATCTCGTGTCCTAGGCAGATCCCTGCCCGCCGGCAGGCGCGGCGCCTTGGGCGGAAAAATTTAGGTGTCCCCCCTGTTTTGTTTGCACAAAGCAAACAAGGGAGGACTTATTTAAACTCTATTTGCCGAAGGCAAATACAATATTTTTGACATTTGAAATTTGATTGTTGATATTATGTTATTTATTGTGCCGTGGCAAGAACTTCTTCTACTGTACTCCCGCCCATGGTAACTTTAATAAGTCCGTCTTCAAGAAGGGTACGCATTCCCTGCTGACGGGCTAGATTTCGTATGGGGCCGGCAGCGATTTCTTTAAGCAAAAGAGCTTTCATTTCGTCGGATACATTTATGATTTCATGGATACCCATACGGCCTCTGTATCCTGTTGAAGAACAAGTATTGCATCCAGTACCTTTATAGAAAGCAACATCGGAAATATCAATATTGTGTTCCTTAAAAACAGCCGCCTGCTCTTCAGGCAGCTTGATTTTTTCTCTGCAGTCAGGACATATGCGCCTTACAAGCCTTTGGGCAAGCACGCACTCTATTGAAGAAGCGATTAAAAAGCTTGGCACTCCCATTTCCGAGAGCCTGGCTACGGCAGAAGGCGCGTCGTTGGTATGTATGGTAGAAAAAACCAAATGGCCCGTCATAGCCGCTTCCATGGCAATTTGCGCAGTTTCTTTATCGCGAATTTCTCCGACCATTATTACATCAGGGTCTTGACGCAAAAATGCTCTTAAGGCAGACGCGAAGTCAAAACCGATTTCCTGTATAACATTGACCTGTATTATGCCGGGAAGGTTGTATTCAACAGGGTTTTCTGCAGTCAATATTTTAATGTCAGGAGCATTAATAGAGTTTAAAGCGGCATAAAGTGTTGTAGATTTACCCGAGCCGGTAGGGCCGCAAACAAGAATCAGCCCGTAAGGTTTCATTAATGACATCTTGAATTTTTCCATAGTATCCGGTAAAAATCCAAGTTTATCCATATCTACCCTGACAGATGCCCGGTCAAGAACACGCATAACGCATGATTCCCCGAAAACGGTAGGAATGATATTAACACGGAATTCAACAGGGTTACCTTTAGCTTTTACCTGAATACGTCCGTCCTGGGGCCGGCGGCGCTCGGTAATATCCATTTGTTCCGTCATAATTTTTATTTTTGCGATCAAAGCGTTTCTAAAAGAAAAAGGGACTTTAAAAGGTGCCGGTTGAAGGTATCCGTCTATCCTGTATCTAATATTAAGCCTGTTTTCAAAAGGTTCAATATGAATATCAGAAGCCTTTTTTTGCAGAGCTCCCAATATTAATGCATTTACGAGCTTTTCAACTTCAGGAGCAGTCGCATCAACTTCCGTGACATCAATTTTTTCTTCTATTTTCTGAAGAGTTATTTCCCCTTCGGTTGTTTCTTTTTCTTTTAGGTCGTCTATAATTTCGCTTACGGAAACTCCTCCTGAAGAAATGCCGTAAGCCTTATCAATCAGGCCGTTGATATCTTCCGGGAGAGTTAAAAAGGGCTGAACTTCGCTGTTGGTTCTAAGCTGAATATCTTCAATTGCGAAAAAGTCCCTCGGATCTGCCATGGCAACAAAAAGAGTATTTCCTTCTTTCATAAAAGGAGCGGCCCTGTGCCTTCGCGCGGCGGCTTCAGGGATGATTTTTGTTACTTCAATATCTATTTCTATTTCATCAAGATTTACCGCTTTTACGCCCCACTCCAAAGAAAGAGCTCTTAAAAGCTCCACCCTGTTTATAAGATTGTTTTTTATCGCCAGGGACTGTAAAAGCTCCCCGGTTAGTTTTGATTCTTCAACAATTTTCTTAAATTGGTCATCAGGGATAATTTTTAATCCTTCAAGAATTTCAAGCACAGTTTTTCTTCTTATTCCTTTGTTTATCATAAAATAATACTCTCCTATTTTTTTATAGGTAATCTAGTGTTAAATCCAGAAAAATTATATCTGATATTTAGTCAAAAATCAAGCCTTTTTAATGAATATTATATTGGTTTAACGATTATAGCTTTTCTAGGGGCGACAGGACATTTATTTTCGCAAATTGCGCATCCGACACATAGGGAAGGATCAACATAGGGCCTTTTAATTAATTTTCCTTTTTTGTTCTTGATTTTATCGGTCTTTATTGCTTTATTGCTGATAGGGCAGTGTTCTTCGCAGACTATGCATTCTTCCTCTTTTGCCCATGGCAGACAAATAGATTTGTCAATTACCGCAAGTCCCATAATAGTTTTCATTTTTTCATTGAGATCTATTTTTTTTATGGCTCCCGTTGGGCATACCTGGCCACATAGAATACATTTATATTCGCAATATCCGATGTTTGTATCAAACTTCGGCGTCCAAATGCCTGAAAATCCGTTTTCTATTAAGGACGGCTGTAAAACGTTTGTTGGGCATACTTTCATGCAGTTTCCGCACCTTACACACCTTTGAACAAATTCTCCTTCTTTCAAGGAAGCGGGGGGCCTAATCACTTTACTTTTTATTCCTAATTTTGCTATCAGTGTTCTAGAACATCCGGATATGAAAAATAAACTTCCTCCCAGCCATTTAATGAACTGAGCCCTAGTTAAAGTATTTTCCGAGCCAGAAATATTTTCATTCTTTATTGAAATGCTTTTGAAAGAAAAAGCGGATTTTAAATTCGGGCAATAATCTATGCAATCCAAGCATAATACGCACTCTTCAGCAATATAAGAATTATCGCTTTTTATAGCGTTCATTCTGCATATATTTTTACAGCTTCCGCAGTTTATGCCGCAGGAATATCGTCTTCTAAATGGCGTAAATTTTGCGGCTATCGCAAGCAGAGCTCCTAAGGGGCATAAATATCTGCACCAAAATCTTCTTTTTATAAAAATTAAAGATAATAGGGCTAAAAAGATAATGAAAATATAAAATGAATTAGGAAAAACCGGATTTGATACGGCTAAAAAAGCTTCTTTAATTTTGAAGTAAAAAAGTTCAAGCCATTGGGGATAATTGGTAATTTGGATAACAAAAGCGAAGAGATTTTCAAGAGATTTGTTGATAAAAGGATGGATGTTAAATGAAAATGTTCTTACAAATATAGTGATGGGATCAAAAAACCATATCAGTTGTATTCCGGCTGAAGCAAATAAAAAAAGAATAAACAAAATCCAGTATTTTAAATTTTTTAATTTTGACGGCTCTTTTTCCCCTTTTTTTCTAAATTTCTTAGTAAGCCATGCCCAAATATCAAAAGTCGCTCCTAAAGGACAGAACCATCCGCAGAATATTCTCCCAAAAAGAAATGTAACAGCTAAAGTTATGAAGGCCAGGAGCATTCCCGGAAGTATCAATCGTTCGGCAATTGCCGTAATAAACATCACTAAAGGATCAATTTGAAAAAAACTTTTTGCATTTACAAAGGCGTTTAAAGGATATCTTGTTGTCCAGATTACATAAACAAAAAAAAGGAATATTATCCCCTGTACACTGCGCCGAATAATCGTTGATGTTTTACTGGATTTCACTGTTTGTTCTTTTTCAGTGATTTAGCCCTTTTAATAAAATTGCCTATCATCAAGGCGCTTAATACATAGGTTATGGAAAGGTTAGTCAGTTCTTCTTTTGAATCAAGATCTATTTTTTCATCTACCATATTTCTTATAATATCTTTTGTTTCAGTTATTGAGCGAACTATATTGTCTCTTGTTTCGCGAAGTTTTTCCGTAGAGACATGAGAAAATAAAGTAAATAAAAGTGTTAGATATAATACTCCGACAACCATTTCCGAAATCATAGCGGCTTTAAAAGGGGCCGGCAAGGCATTAGTCGGGACATTAACATTGCCTTGCAGAACGTAGAAGCTGAAAATAATTTTGTCAGTAAGGCTTGATATTCCGCTGGATTTTGAAAGAATCCCAGAAAAAAGCGTGTCTAATTCCTTGTAAAGAAATCCAAAAAGTAAAATATTCGTAAAAAATGACATTGTGAAAACAAGAGTAAAAATAACAGTTAAAGTAGCCACGCTAACGTGTTTTTTTATGGTTTTTTCAATTCTTGTAAGGAAGAAATAAGATTCCACAATTCTTTCTTCAGTTTTTTTATCAGAAGTTTTTGAATATTTTTCAAGATCCTTTGAAAACTTTTTTTTAATTTTTTCAAGGGTTTCGTTTATGGAAGGTATAAAAATTGAAAAAATGTCTGAAAAAACAAATGCAAAAAGTATAAGCATGTTCAAAAGTATAAGGAATATGAGTAAATAGGGAATGTTTTTTTTCAAAAATCCCTGATTTGCTACATCCAAGGAAATATAAATATTAAATAAAATAATTATTGCAAAAGTTATTATTGAAAGTTTTGGAAAAAGTTTTACAAATATAGCAAGAGAACGTATAAATAAAATTAAGATATATTTAATTATTACATATGGATATTTGACAATAAATAAAACAGTTGAAACTAATGATAATCTTTTTGTTAGCAATAAAAGAAGTAATAAAATGAGGCTTGTTATAACGAACATTGAAAGATCTGTTTTGGGTATTAATGAAATTTTAAGTTGAAAAGATGAAATATTAAAATTTGTAATCAAAAATAATGCCAGGTTCAAATAAAATAATGTGCAAAATATGGCAGAAAAAGTAAATAATACTGCGTCTAAAGCAAATTTTATAAAAAGAGCTAATTTTGATTTTTCAGTTTTATCGTCAGACAAAAGTTTTTTATTATCTTCCATTTAGCACTCCCTATTTTTTTTGAGGTGTTTTAGTTAATTTGGATAAATCATAACCCATTTTTTCTATTTTTTTCAAAATATCGTTATATAAAGTTTC containing:
- a CDS encoding NADP-dependent malic enzyme is translated as MEKNVEKLLKSSEEPSHQALKLHPFYKGKIEIFPKCRVRDFNDFAIWYTPGVAAVCKEIHRNAELAYEYTNKWNSVAIITDGTRVLGLGDIGPEAGMPVMEGKALLFKYLGGVDAFPLCLGTKDPQKIIETFKILQPSFAGINLEDIEQPKCFPILNTLRKECNIPVWHDDQQGTALVTLAGLINALKIVKKKIENIKILLVGAGAANIRIAKLLMHYGANPGKIIMIDSNGTLHKDRTELKSTHPEKWEMCGLTNAENIRGDISEAIDNADVLIALSAPGPGIIRKEWITKMAKGSIVFACANPVPEIWPWEAIEAGATVVATGRSDFPNQVNNSLGFPGVFRGTLDVRAKTITDEMCITAAEELAGCIKNIKPDKILPTMDDWEVYPRVAASVGIKAIEQKIAGKKMSWDDIYRQSKEIIKRSRSVTKVMMKKGFIKKSSV
- a CDS encoding fumarate hydratase; its protein translation is MREISAQKIIETVSELCIKANVFLPDDVSKSLETSALNEKKETALGIFREIIENIKIAKNSGEALCQDTGIAEIFLKIGQDVHITGGNIIDAVNKGVYEGYKKGFLRKSVVNDPLERKNTGSNTPAVVYTEIVPGEKLEIIVLPKGGGSENASTLEMLAPLEGWEGIKKFVIESVKTKGIKSCPPLIVGVGIGGSFSSAPMLSKKALLREIGSVSKNDFYAKKEQELLNAINETNVGPMGLGGNVTAMAVHIETAPCHIASMPVAISMQCHSCRRMTATL
- a CDS encoding 4Fe-4S binding protein; this translates as MKSSKTSTIIRRSVQGIIFLFFVYVIWTTRYPLNAFVNAKSFFQIDPLVMFITAIAERLILPGMLLAFITLAVTFLFGRIFCGWFCPLGATFDIWAWLTKKFRKKGEKEPSKLKNLKYWILFILFLFASAGIQLIWFFDPITIFVRTFSFNIHPFINKSLENLFAFVIQITNYPQWLELFYFKIKEAFLAVSNPVFPNSFYIFIIFLALLSLIFIKRRFWCRYLCPLGALLAIAAKFTPFRRRYSCGINCGSCKNICRMNAIKSDNSYIAEECVLCLDCIDYCPNLKSAFSFKSISIKNENISGSENTLTRAQFIKWLGGSLFFISGCSRTLIAKLGIKSKVIRPPASLKEGEFVQRCVRCGNCMKVCPTNVLQPSLIENGFSGIWTPKFDTNIGYCEYKCILCGQVCPTGAIKKIDLNEKMKTIMGLAVIDKSICLPWAKEEECIVCEEHCPISNKAIKTDKIKNKKGKLIKRPYVDPSLCVGCAICENKCPVAPRKAIIVKPI
- a CDS encoding ATPase, T2SS/T4P/T4SS family, which gives rise to MINKGIRRKTVLEILEGLKIIPDDQFKKIVEESKLTGELLQSLAIKNNLINRVELLRALSLEWGVKAVNLDEIEIDIEVTKIIPEAAARRHRAAPFMKEGNTLFVAMADPRDFFAIEDIQLRTNSEVQPFLTLPEDINGLIDKAYGISSGGVSVSEIIDDLKEKETTEGEITLQKIEEKIDVTEVDATAPEVEKLVNALILGALQKKASDIHIEPFENRLNIRYRIDGYLQPAPFKVPFSFRNALIAKIKIMTEQMDITERRRPQDGRIQVKAKGNPVEFRVNIIPTVFGESCVMRVLDRASVRVDMDKLGFLPDTMEKFKMSLMKPYGLILVCGPTGSGKSTTLYAALNSINAPDIKILTAENPVEYNLPGIIQVNVIQEIGFDFASALRAFLRQDPDVIMVGEIRDKETAQIAMEAAMTGHLVFSTIHTNDAPSAVARLSEMGVPSFLIASSIECVLAQRLVRRICPDCREKIKLPEEQAAVFKEHNIDISDVAFYKGTGCNTCSSTGYRGRMGIHEIINVSDEMKALLLKEIAAGPIRNLARQQGMRTLLEDGLIKVTMGGSTVEEVLATAQ